One part of the Stegostoma tigrinum isolate sSteTig4 chromosome 14, sSteTig4.hap1, whole genome shotgun sequence genome encodes these proteins:
- the LOC125458022 gene encoding phospholipid scramblase 2-like has protein sequence MADPGTDPQSSKTEPLVNNKTPETQPPAAFPAEAYPYGAYPPGAFPPGAYPPNAYPPGAYPPGVYLPTAQQPVAQPPGVYSNQAPLGPGGIPLMPAPSGIPNCPPGLEYLTQVDQLLVHQQVELLEVLTGFETNNKYQIKNSLGQLVYFAAEENDFCNRNCCGNLRSFDMKILDNLGQEVINLYRPLRCAGCCCPCCLQELEVKAPPGEPIGYVVQTWDLCLPKFTIQNDKKEPVLKIIGPCCICNCCSDIDFKVTNLDESETVGKISKQWTGLAREAFTDATNFGIQFPMDLDVKIKAVMLGACFLIDYVFFEKNN, from the exons ATGGCTGACCCAG GAACTGATCCTCAGTCATCTAAGACCGAGCCACTGGTAAATAATAAAACTCCTGAAACCCAGCCTCCTGCAGCCTTTCCAGCTGAAGCATATCCATATGGAGCCTATCCTCCTGGTGCATTTCCTCCTGGGGCATATCCTCCAAATGCCTACCCGCCTGGGGCATATCCACCTGGGGTATATCTGCCTACTGCCCAGCAGCCTGTTGCCCAACCACCTGGGGTATATAGCAATCAAGCTCCTCTCGGACCAGGTGGTATTCCACTGATGCCAGCACCAAGCGGGATCCCAAATTGCCCACCAGGCCTGGAGTATCTCACGCAG GTAGACCAGCTTCTGGTTCATCAGCAGGTGGAATTGTTGGAAG TCTTAACAGGATTTGAGACCAACAACAAATATCAGATTAAGAACAGTCTTGGCCAACTGGTCTACTTTGCTGCTGAAGAAAATGACTTCTGCAATCGAAATTGCTGTGGAAACCTACGTTCCTTTGACATGAAGATCCTTGACAATTTAGGACAGgaggtgataaatctgtaccgtCCCTTGAGATGTGCCGGATGCTGTTGCCCATGCTGTTTGCAGGAG TTGGAAGTGAAGGCGCCACCAGGTGAGCCAATTGGATATGTTGTCCAAACGTGGGACCTATGTCTGCCAAAATTCACCATTCAAAATGATAAGAAGGAGCCCGTATTGAAGATTATTGGTCCTTGCTGTATCTGCAACTGTTGCAGCGATATTGATTTTAAG GTTACAAATCTTGATGAAAGTGAAACGGTTGGTAAAATCTCAAAGCAGTGGACTGGACTCGCAAGGGAAGCTTTCACAGATGCCACAAACTTTGGGATCCAGTTCCCCATGGATTTGGATGTTAAGATCAAAGCAGTTATGCTGGGGGCCTGTTTTCTCATT gATTATGTGTTCTTTGAGAAAAATAACTGA